The following nucleotide sequence is from Kiritimatiellia bacterium.
CGGCTCGTGCAGGGGACGCGCGTCGCGTTCCAGGTCGGCATCGTCACCTCGCTCATCGCGATCCCGATCGGCGTCGTCCTCGGCCTGCTGGCGGGGTACTTCGGCGGGCGGACGGACGATTTCATCGTGTGGCTCTACTCCACGTTCGCGTCGGTACCCGGGCTGCTGTTCATCCTGGCGATCGCGATGGTGGTGGGGCGGGGGCTGCTGGGCGTCTACCTGGGGATCGGCCTGACGACGTGGGTGGGGATCTGCCGGCTGATCCGCGGCGAGACGATCAAGCACCGGGGCCAGCCCTACGTCCTCGCGGCCAAGGCGCTGGGGCTGGGGAACGCGCGCATCCTGTTCCGGCACATCCTGCCGAACGTGTTCCACATCGTGATCGTGACGTTCACGCTGCGCTTCCCGCTTTCCATCGGCACGGAAGTCTTCATGAGTTTCCTCGGCATCGGCGTGCAGGGCGAGCCGTCGTGGGGCACGATGATCGGCAACGCGCGGCTGCGGCTCTGGCACGGGGCGTGGTGGGAGATGACCTTCGTCACGCTGGCGGTCTTCGGGCTCGTGCTGGCGTTCAACCTGCTCGGCGACGCCCTGCGCGACGCGCTGGACCCGCGGCTGCGGACCGCGGAGCGGTGACGCCGCTCCGGCGACAGAGCGCCGGAGCTACAAGGATTCAGGTAATCGAACTCGGGAATCCTGTAGTTCCGCCGCTCCGTCGGCGGAAAGGGCCAGTGGCCGAAATTCATTGGACATGGTCCGACCGGAGTTGTAGAAATCGGCTAATGCGTTAGTTCATGCCACTGGGGGGGGTAACATGAAAACGATCGCTGTCCTTCTTCTATCTGCATGCATGGTCCTTTCCGCCCAGGCCCAGATCCCGCAATTGATCAACTACCAGGGCCGGCTCGTGAACGGCACGAACCTGGTCAACGACACCGTGGGACTGTCGCTGCAACTGTATGATGATCCCGCGGCCGGGACGCTGCTCTACGAGGATTCCAACCAGGTGGCCATCGTGGACGGCCTGTATTCCGCGTACCTCGGCGACGACACGGTCAGCGGCACGCTGACGGGCGCGCTGGCGGCGGCGGAGGTCTGGATCCAGGTGCTCGTCAACGGCGCGCCGCTGACCCCGCGCGAGCACTTGGTATCCGTCGGCTACGCCCTCCAGGCCGCGGACGTGCCGGGCAACGTGTTCTGGCGGACGGACGGCAACGCCGGCACGACGGCGGGGACGCATTTTGTCGGGACGACGGATGAGCAACCCCTGCACCTGCGCGCCGACAACGCGACCGTGCTGCAATTGGACGGCGAGCCTAACCCGCCCAACCTGATCGGCGGCCACGCGTCGAATTACGCGGACCCCGGGGTCAACGGCGCCTTCATCGGCGGGGGCGGCGACTCGTCGGGGGGCAGCCCCAATCGAGTCAGCGATCATCACGGCGTGGTCGGAGGCGGGATTTATAATATTGCCGGAGACGGCGGAGGGACCGTATCCAACAGTCCCTATGCCACCGTGGCCGGGGGCGCCAACAACAGCGCCGCGGGTGAGCATTCGTTCATCGGCGGAGGAATCCTAAACCAGGTACTCGGCTCGTCCGCCGGCGCTGTCATAGCCGGTGGATACAACAACATCGCCCGGGGTACGAACTCGACCGTCGGCGGCGGCGGACTCAACGAAGCCCGCGGGCCGGGATCAACGATCGCGGGGGGAGAGAACAACTTTACGGCCAGCCGCTATGCGGCCATCGGCGGCGGCTTGCAGAACAATGCCGACGGGACCAATGCCGTGGTGCCGGGCGGCTACCTCAACAAGGCCAAAGGCGTCAATAGTTTCGCCGCGGGCCAGATGGCCGAGGCCCTTCACGGGGGCGCTTTCGTCTGGGCGGACAACTCCATCAGTGTCGCGTTTGCCTCCACGTCCTCCAACCAGTTCCTCATCCGCGCCGCCGGCGGGGTGGGCATCAACACGAACGGGCCGTTCACGGACGCCCTGACGGTGAACGGCGGCGTCTGGGCGCAGTCGGTCCAAGCTGGCACGTTCAGGGGCGCCGGGATGGACCTGGTGGCTTTGAACGGCACGAACCTGATCCCCGGCTCGGTCTCCAACGTATCCCTCGGCGCCGATTCGGTCACGGGCGACAAGATCGCCGGCGGCACGATCACGACCTCGGATGTCGCGGCCAACACCTTCTGGCAGACCACCGGCAACGGCGGGACGGCGGGCGGCCATTTCCTCGGCACCACGGATACGCAGCCCCTAAATCTGCGCGCCGGCAACCAGCGGGTGGCCCGGTACGAGGGCGACGGCGCGGGGCCCAACGTCATCGGCGGTCACGTGGCCAACACGGTGGACGTAGGTGTCGTTGGCGCGACGATCGCCGGCGGCGGTGATCCGGCGGCCTCTTTCCCGAACCGGGTCAGCGACAACTACGGGGTCGTGGGCGGCGGCCTGGGCAACCGGGCGGGCAACAGCGGGGGCACGGTGGCCGATGCGGCTTTTGCCACCGTGGCCGGCGGACTGAAGAACGTGGCCAACGCCCCGAACTCCACCATCGGCGGCGGCGAAATGAACGCCGTGGGGACCGCGGCCCAGGGCGGGGTGATCGGGGGTGGCACCAGCAACATCGTCGTCGCCGGATCGAGCACCGTCGGCGGCGGCCGGAGGAATGAGATCCGCGTGGACGCCTTCAACGCGACCATCGGCGGGGGAACGTTCAACCTGATCGAGACCAACGCCCAGCAGGCCACGATCGCCGGCGGCATGGTCAATGCCATCTGGCTTAACGCCTATTATGGCACCATCGGCGGCGGCGTGAGCAACCAAGTCTCGGGCATGGGCGCAACGATTGCCGGTGGCGGATTTTACTCGGGCGTCATCCTGGGCAACAAAGCCAACGGCATTGCGTCGTTCATCGGGGGCGGGGCGCGCAACCTGGCCGCGGGCGAATGGGCGGTCGTGGTCGGCGGGTCCAACAATGCGGCCCTGGGCCGGAACGGCGTTATTGGCGGCGGGAGCGGGAACACCATCGTGGCCGGCGATGGAGCGGTGATCGGGGGCGGGGGCCGGAATTCCATCACGGGAGAATGGTCCGTCGTCGCGGGCGGGGCGTCCAACACCGTGATCGCCGATTCTTCGTTCATAGGGGGGGGCAGCACCAACACGATTGGAACCAATGCGCATTGGAGTGTCATCGTGGGTGGGAATGTGAACACCATACTGGCGTATGCCGACCGCAGTGTCATCGTGGGCGGCACGGAAAACGTCGTGGGCGGCCTGTATTTTAACTTCATCGGGGGTGGCAGCGGGAACGAGGTGCGCGGCGATTACAGCGTCGTAGTCGGCGGCAATAATAACTATATCGCTAACGACGCAAACTACTCGTTTATCGGCGGGGGCTGGGGCAACAAGATGACCAATGCGTTGTATGCCCACGGGTCCGTCATCGGCGGCGGGTACTTCAACACCGTCAGCGGGCGCTGGTCGGTCGTCGCGGGCGGCTACAAGAACCTGATGGGCGGCGAGTGGGCCGTGATCGGCGGCGGAAGCAGCAACGTGGTCAACGGCGACTACGCCGTCGTCCCGGGTGGCAAGTTGAATGTCGCGTCGGCCCCGTACAGCTTCGCCGCCGGGTACCGGGCCAGCGCGGTCCACACCGGGGCGTTCGTGTGGGCGGATTCCGCGAGCAACCAGTTCAGTTCCGTCACCAACGACCAGTTCGCCATCCAGGCCAGCAACGGCGTCTGGATCGCCCAAGAACTGGGCGAGCAGCGCAGAGCCAAGTTCGGCGAGCGGTTCCAAGACAACGGTATTATCGCCTGGGCCAGAATCGCCGACGATGGAACCATTGAAGAAAGCTTCAATGTCACGAATTGTGTCAATACGGCCATCGGGGCCTACCAGGTGGATATCGGCGCCGTCGCGGAATCCGGTTTGACGTTAATCCCCATGGCCATTGTCGAAACGGATTCCCAGCCTTCTACCGCGGTGGCCGTGAGAATCGCCTCCGTCAATCAGCGCTTGGCGTATCGTTTTGATGTCTGGATTAACAACGGCAACTTCGATCCCTCGAACAATGACTTCCTGCTCATCGTGACCGGGCGCTGACCTTTCGCCGGCTTGACGCCCGCCGGGCGGACGGCTAGACTGCCGCCCGAACTTTGGAAGGAGAAACCGCGGGTGTCGACGACGATAGACAGGCTGTTGCTCATCCAGGAACGTGACCGCGCCATCGCCCGCCTCGTGCGGGAAACCCAGGACATCCCCGCCCGCAAGAAGCTGATCGAGGACCGCCTCAAGGCCCACCAGGACGTGTTGCACACCGCGCAGGAGGACCTGAAGAAGGCCCAGTCGGGAATCAAGCAGGTCGAGATCGAGGTCGACAGCCGCCGCCAGAAGATCCAGCGCTTCCGCGAGCAGCAGATCCAGATCAAGAAGAACGAGGAATTCCGCGCCCTGGAGCGCGAGATCGCCGTGGTCCAGAAGGAAATCCGCGCCGAGGAGGACAAGGAACTCGAGTTCATGGAGCAGGTCGAGAAGGCCCGCGCCGTGATCGCCGAGCGCGAGGCGGATTTGAAGAAAGAGGATGCCCGGGTCCGGGAGGACCAGAAGGTGTTCGACCGGCGGCTGGACGAACTGCAGGCCGAAATCGCCAAGCTGCAGGCCGACCGGAAGACTCTGGCCGAAGACGTGGATACCGACTGGCTGGTCCGTTACGAGCGAATCCTGGCCAAGACCGGCGACTATGCCCTCGTTCCGGTCGAGCATGGCGCCTGCGGCGGCTGCCACATGAACCTGCCGCCGCACCTGGTCCACGACGCCCGCAAGGGCCTGGCCGCCGTGCAGTGCAGCTACTGCAGCCGGATGCTGTACTGGAAGCCCTGAAGCGGGCCGGGGGCGGCCCGCCTCCATGTTTGGAGGCGCCGCGCCCTCGCGGCGCAAGATTTCTCCTTCGATTCCCGCGTCCCATGATGTATCTTCTCACTGGAGCCGGGGCGGACGGTCGCTGCGGCCCTGCCGCGAGGCGGGGCCGGGGAGGAAAGTCCGGACTCCGCAGGGCGGGATGTCCCCTGGAAACGGGGGAGGCCCTTCGCGATATCGAAGGGTACGGAAAGCGCCACAGAAAAGATACCGCCCTGAAGTGGTGCGATGCACCTACTTCAGGGTAAGGGTGAAATGGCGGTGTAAGAGACCACCGCCCCGGTGGAGACGCCGGGGGCAGGGCAAGCCCCATCCGGAGCAAGATCGCATAGGGAGCGAGAGGCGGCCCGCCTCGTTCGTCCCGGGCAACCGGGGCGGTAAGCTCCGGGTTGATCGCGCAGATAAATGACCGTACACCCCGCCGGCGACGGCGGGGGGACAGAATCCGGCTTACAGCCCCGGCTCCATGGTTACCAGCCTGTAGCGGCGTTTCTATGAAACGCCCGGGAATGGTTATCGCTATGGCGGCTCATAGAGCCGCCGCGCAGGACTGATTCATGAGGCCGGTGAACCCTTGAGCCATGAAAGGGATGTGCCTTTTCGAGAAGCCTCGCCTCGCGAAGCGGTTGGGCCCCGAATCCACGGAGCCAGCCTGCCCGCGACCGGGGGCGGTCGCGCGCTACGCCGAGCCCCGCATCCTCGATGTCCGTGTAGCGCGGCCTCGCCCTCGAGGCCGGCGCAGACCCGGGGGTGTGCGAGCCTTGTTCTTCCATGGCCGCAACAGGTTGCGACCCCTTATGAATCAGTCCTGGCCGCCGCTATAGCATCCTGCATTTTTATCGCCTGCGGGCTCCGGACAAATTAAAGTGGCCTGCGCATG
It contains:
- a CDS encoding ABC transporter permease translates to MRKGSGFGVQGSGGRGLWAEAWARLRGRRLTRACLWVVAAYTVMAVYGEAVYRAHRWMDRTPSYQRTDLSQAYRPPSWPHPMGTDGLGRDVLQRLVQGTRVAFQVGIVTSLIAIPIGVVLGLLAGYFGGRTDDFIVWLYSTFASVPGLLFILAIAMVVGRGLLGVYLGIGLTTWVGICRLIRGETIKHRGQPYVLAAKALGLGNARILFRHILPNVFHIVIVTFTLRFPLSIGTEVFMSFLGIGVQGEPSWGTMIGNARLRLWHGAWWEMTFVTLAVFGLVLAFNLLGDALRDALDPRLRTAER